A stretch of the Hypomesus transpacificus isolate Combined female unplaced genomic scaffold, fHypTra1 scaffold_61, whole genome shotgun sequence genome encodes the following:
- the asgrl2 gene encoding asialoglycoprotein receptor 1, with product MKDLPAGEDTTDVMETDYHDDYNPSNSRDDTAFWTKEAAPRLGVLQPSSPPRWRTWVLPSVCAVLLLALIISVSVSNMKTGRRVTSVEKTVANLTSAVQGLHTSLHLSQTAADETQKVIGRLEVSMATGQVKLESVLESVKSLDEVVTLRHKVDGLKCSIDRFLRNDSSVECCPLDWVLFSSRCYLLSHDALGWNQARDWCVAHQSQLAVLKTRDEWRFLGQRAHPQYYWIGLTDERTGAWEWVDGTPYTMDRSHWLPNQPDNWVSPEKGLTGTEDCAHLHTNGRLNDNHCTRLLRYVCQGQLLVSST from the exons ATGAAGGACCTCCCAGCAGGTGAGGACACGACAGATGTCATGGAGACGGATTATCATGACGACTACAACCCCTCCAACAGCAGAGACGACACAGCCTTCTGGACcaaag aggcagCTCCCAGGTTAGGAGTGCTGCAGCCCTCTAGCCCCCCCCGGTGGAGGACGTGGGTCCTGCcgtctgtctgtgctgttctCCTATTGGCTCTCATcatctctgtttctgtcagca acatgaAGACAGGTAGGAGGGTTACCTCTGTGGAGAAGACAGTAGCCAACCTGACATCAGCTGTCCAGGGTCTACACACCTCTCTACACCTGTCCCagactgcag CTGATGAAACTCAGAAGGTGATTGGACGGCTTgaggtttccatggcaacaggaCAAGTCAAGCTGGAGTCAG tgtTGGAGTCAGTGAAGTCTTTGGACGAGGTGGTGACTCTCCGTCACAAAGTAGACGGGCTGAAGTGTTCCATTGACAGATTCCTGCGGAacg actccTCAGTGGAGTGCTGTCCCCTGGACTGGGTCCTGTTCTCCTCCAGGTGTTACCTGCTGTCCCATGATGCATTGGGCTGGAACCAGGCGCGGGACTGGTGTGTGGCCCACCAATCACAGCTCGCCGTACTGAAGACCCGGGATGagtgg AGGTTCCTGGGTCAGAGGGCCCACCCCCAGTACTACTGGATCGGCCTGACAGATGAGCGCACCGGGGCCTGGGAGTGGGTGGACGGGACCCCCTACACCATGGACCGCAG tcactGGCTCCCTAACCAGCCTGATAACTGGGTGAGTCCTGAGAAGGGCCTGACGGGGACGGAGGACTGTGCCCACCTGCACACCAATGGACGCCTCAACGACAACCACTGCACCAGGCTGCTGAGATACGTCTGCCAGGGGCAGCTTCTGGTCTCTAGCACCTAG
- the si:ch73-71d17.2 gene encoding RPA-related protein RADX isoform X2: MHRTVMVWSVNMATDGSMRPSCAIQRTFSRYQPNPGRSSCTVVCRESLFLVALQRYGKDLGFQVIFPQAIHPSDSLYDATVTDGDCKLRVTVDPSLNGLVERNILRCGCRLRNVSFAPGLSVREEARDRSSCKTYRVVSLEVVGDSETCDGREPLTGVNVGRLPWFGVSTGGDPDRDTGQEAVGPFLLPLRAQRNTYLPLWNNTDYYGAAWRDTPPSHNLTDTEEEEGEEVSPAVTIRELQEEFSRWGGTGGGARQRGGARRRLVVRVMNKSKLVYYGKADTNCECPYKALLEVRDVSAGVCVVLWNSVCVEWYRSLRQGQLLSLVGYRVKRSFRTQDQDPAEIELSLNSRNPAADITILPESSVSLSPPNPSYSFHCGKELLDCPHGNLCDVIGLVVFAGRPERIRSKDAEGAGLLEYCWLLLEDGTTDQPIAVQLFSTSQPETHSKIHPLSVVVATRMKLIRSPESSHQHLTSTSYTQVYCSGSGHHSKMPYRRLRPVRQFVQWLQSLDDGQVLDRAVVGGFFSYPPLPVTLENFMRRQKGVPQLLRGEEFQREVKRLQYREKRTLCIQATITMVSHCRRGEEDQCLLWTDRRSAPSSPRLPPSSPRLPPFSPCHSPFKRSSFSPSTSLNTSLRLSPITSNITPSSPLRLSPISYHLSPTIHPPSSPCSSACLSPSSSGSPVKLNPRLQTLPAGSKRRLFRPAEAASRKRRLALNTPHTQEDDDSHTGTLWSASMEFLQNNDEEDDDDDDDDDQSFLTAPSHNSSHMGMARVAMETLPLRFCYERREEQSVALAMQAGDIRKCPIRGALETFSPAHSYTGHYTLTLRALTDGVVVDAVFLPAPPHPPLCPPQTHANLWSSILQHGAFSSHTPPPAAADLIAMAAQLSNQRLLCVLEVCSLGGDVTELVLSRAYPLRD, encoded by the exons ATGCACCGCACTGTTATGGTCTGGAGTGTAAACATGGCGACGGATGGAAGTATGCGCCCCAGCTGCGCAATCCAGAGAACGTTTTCCCGGTACCAACCGAACCCCGGGCGGTCCAGCTGCACGGTAGTGTGCCGGGAGTCACTCTTTCTTGTGGCTCTCCAGCGCTACGGGAAGGACCTTGGGTTTCAAGTGATTTTCCCGCAGGCCATCCACCCGAGTGACAGTCTGTATGATGCTACTGTTACCGACGGGGATTGTAAATTACGGGTTACCGTCGACCCAAGTCTGAACGGATTGGTTGAAAGGAATATTTTACGGTGCGGCTGCCGGCTACGGAACGTTAGCTTTGCTCCGGGGCTGTCCGTGCGTGAGGAGGCGAGAGATCGCAGCTCGTGTAAAACCTACCGAGTGGTAAGTCTGGAAGTTGTGGGTGATAGCGAAACGTGCGACGGGCGCGAGCCACTGACTGGGGTGAATGTGGGGCGGTTACCGTGGTTCGGGGTGAGTACCGGGGGAGATCCGGACCGGGACACCGGACAGGAAGCGGTGGGACCGTTCCTGCTGCCGCTCCGGGCTCAACGGAACACCTACCTACCGTTGTGGAACAACACCGACTACTACGGGGCAGCGTGGCGGGACACGCCCCCCTCGCACAACTTAACGGAcacggaggaggaagaaggagagg AGGTTAGCCCTGCAGTGACCATTCGAGAGCTTCAGGAAGAGTTCTCCCGATGGGGCGGGACTGGAGGCGGGGCCAGgcagaggggcggggccaggaggCGGCTGGTGGTCAGAGTTATGAACAAGTCCAAACTGGTGTATTATGGGAAGGCTGACACAAATTGTGAATGTCCTTATAAG gCGCTGCTGGAGGTGCGTGACGTGtcggcgggtgtgtgtgtggttctgtggaacagtgtgtgtgtggagtggtacCGCAGTCTGAGACAAGGACAGTTGCTGTCGCTGGTCGGATACAGGGTCAAGAGGTCATTCAGAACCCAGGATCAGGACCCTGCGGagatag agctcAGTCTGAACTCCAGGAACCCAGCTGCTGACATCACCATCCTCCCAGAATCGTCTGTTTCCCTCTCACCGCCAAACCCCTCCTACAGCTTCCACTGCGG GAAGGAACTCCTCGACTGCCCTCATGGCAACCTCTGTGATGTCATCGGCCTGGTGGTGTTTGCTGGGCGGCCTGAGCGAATCAGGAGCAAGG aTGCTGAGGGGGCGGGGTTGTTGGAGTATTGCTGGCTGCTATTGGAGGACGGCACCACAGATCAGCCAATCGCTGTTCAGCTTTTCTCCACGTCTCAGCCTGAAACACACTCTAAGATACACCCAT TGTCGGTTGTCGTGGCAACCAGGATGAAGTTGATCAGGTCTCCAGAGTCCTCCCACCAACACCTCACTTCCACCAGCTACACACAGGTGTACTGTTCag GCTCAGGCCACCACTCAAAGATGCCCTACAGGAGGCTCCGCCCAGTCCGACAGTTCGTCCAATGGCTGCAGAGCCTAGATGATGGACAGGTGCTGGACAGGGCTGTGGTTGGTGGATTCTTTAGCTACCCACCCCTTCCTGTCACCTTGGAAAACTTCATGAGGAGACAGAAAG gggTCCCACAGCTTCTCAGAGGGGAGGAGTTTcagagggaggtgaagagaCTCCAGTACAGAGAAAAACGTACACTCTGTATCCAGGCAACCATCACCATGGTTTCAcactgcaggagaggagag GAGGATCAGTGTTTGCTGTGGACAGACAGACGCTCAGCCCCGTCCTCCCCCCGCCTCCCGCCAtcctccccccgcctccccccatTCTCCCCCTGCCACTCCCCCTTTAAacgctcctccttctcccctagCACCTCTCTAAATACCTCCCTCCGACTCTCCCCCATCACCTCTAacatcaccccctcctcccctctcagactctcccccatctcctaccacctctcccccaccattcacccaccctcctccccctgttccagtgcctgcctgtccccctcctcatctGGGTCGCCAGTCAAATTAAATCCCAGGCTTCAGACTCTTCCAGCAGG gtctaaGAGGAGACTCTTCAGGCCAGCAGAAGCAGCTTCCAGGAAGAGGAG GTTggccctcaacacaccacacacccaggAAGATGACGACTCCCAcactg gaaCCTTGTGGAGTGCTTCTATGGAGTTCCTGCAGAACAATgacgaggaggatgatgatgatgatgatgatgatgatcagtCCTTCCTCACCGCCCCCTCCCACAACTCCTCCCACATGGGCATGGCCCGCGTTGCCATGGAGACGCTCCCACTGCGTTTCTGCTATGAGCGGAGGGAGGAACAGTCGGTTGCCTTGGCAATGCAGGCCGGGGACATTCGGAAGTGTCCAATCAGAGGAGCCCTGGAGACCTTCAGCCCCGCCCACTCCTACACCGGACActacaccctaaccctgagag CACTGACAGATGGGGTGGTAGTGGATGCAGTGTTTTTGCCcgcccctccccatccccctctctgccccccccaaacacacgctAACCTCTGGAGCTCCATCCTGCAACATGGAGCcttctcctctcacacaccaccccctgctgctg ccGACCTGATCGCCATGGCAGCGCAGCTGTCCAATCAGAGGCTGTTGTGTGTCCTGGAGGTGTGTTCTTTGGGCGGAGACGTGACAGAGCTTGTCCTATCACGAGCCTACCCTCTgagagactga
- the si:ch73-71d17.2 gene encoding RPA-related protein RADX isoform X1 produces MTAPTMHRTVMVWSVNMATDGSMRPSCAIQRTFSRYQPNPGRSSCTVVCRESLFLVALQRYGKDLGFQVIFPQAIHPSDSLYDATVTDGDCKLRVTVDPSLNGLVERNILRCGCRLRNVSFAPGLSVREEARDRSSCKTYRVVSLEVVGDSETCDGREPLTGVNVGRLPWFGVSTGGDPDRDTGQEAVGPFLLPLRAQRNTYLPLWNNTDYYGAAWRDTPPSHNLTDTEEEEGEEVSPAVTIRELQEEFSRWGGTGGGARQRGGARRRLVVRVMNKSKLVYYGKADTNCECPYKALLEVRDVSAGVCVVLWNSVCVEWYRSLRQGQLLSLVGYRVKRSFRTQDQDPAEIELSLNSRNPAADITILPESSVSLSPPNPSYSFHCGKELLDCPHGNLCDVIGLVVFAGRPERIRSKDAEGAGLLEYCWLLLEDGTTDQPIAVQLFSTSQPETHSKIHPLSVVVATRMKLIRSPESSHQHLTSTSYTQVYCSGSGHHSKMPYRRLRPVRQFVQWLQSLDDGQVLDRAVVGGFFSYPPLPVTLENFMRRQKGVPQLLRGEEFQREVKRLQYREKRTLCIQATITMVSHCRRGEEDQCLLWTDRRSAPSSPRLPPSSPRLPPFSPCHSPFKRSSFSPSTSLNTSLRLSPITSNITPSSPLRLSPISYHLSPTIHPPSSPCSSACLSPSSSGSPVKLNPRLQTLPAGSKRRLFRPAEAASRKRRLALNTPHTQEDDDSHTGTLWSASMEFLQNNDEEDDDDDDDDDQSFLTAPSHNSSHMGMARVAMETLPLRFCYERREEQSVALAMQAGDIRKCPIRGALETFSPAHSYTGHYTLTLRALTDGVVVDAVFLPAPPHPPLCPPQTHANLWSSILQHGAFSSHTPPPAAADLIAMAAQLSNQRLLCVLEVCSLGGDVTELVLSRAYPLRD; encoded by the exons ATGACAG CTCCCACAATGCACCGCACTGTTATGGTCTGGAGTGTAAACATGGCGACGGATGGAAGTATGCGCCCCAGCTGCGCAATCCAGAGAACGTTTTCCCGGTACCAACCGAACCCCGGGCGGTCCAGCTGCACGGTAGTGTGCCGGGAGTCACTCTTTCTTGTGGCTCTCCAGCGCTACGGGAAGGACCTTGGGTTTCAAGTGATTTTCCCGCAGGCCATCCACCCGAGTGACAGTCTGTATGATGCTACTGTTACCGACGGGGATTGTAAATTACGGGTTACCGTCGACCCAAGTCTGAACGGATTGGTTGAAAGGAATATTTTACGGTGCGGCTGCCGGCTACGGAACGTTAGCTTTGCTCCGGGGCTGTCCGTGCGTGAGGAGGCGAGAGATCGCAGCTCGTGTAAAACCTACCGAGTGGTAAGTCTGGAAGTTGTGGGTGATAGCGAAACGTGCGACGGGCGCGAGCCACTGACTGGGGTGAATGTGGGGCGGTTACCGTGGTTCGGGGTGAGTACCGGGGGAGATCCGGACCGGGACACCGGACAGGAAGCGGTGGGACCGTTCCTGCTGCCGCTCCGGGCTCAACGGAACACCTACCTACCGTTGTGGAACAACACCGACTACTACGGGGCAGCGTGGCGGGACACGCCCCCCTCGCACAACTTAACGGAcacggaggaggaagaaggagagg AGGTTAGCCCTGCAGTGACCATTCGAGAGCTTCAGGAAGAGTTCTCCCGATGGGGCGGGACTGGAGGCGGGGCCAGgcagaggggcggggccaggaggCGGCTGGTGGTCAGAGTTATGAACAAGTCCAAACTGGTGTATTATGGGAAGGCTGACACAAATTGTGAATGTCCTTATAAG gCGCTGCTGGAGGTGCGTGACGTGtcggcgggtgtgtgtgtggttctgtggaacagtgtgtgtgtggagtggtacCGCAGTCTGAGACAAGGACAGTTGCTGTCGCTGGTCGGATACAGGGTCAAGAGGTCATTCAGAACCCAGGATCAGGACCCTGCGGagatag agctcAGTCTGAACTCCAGGAACCCAGCTGCTGACATCACCATCCTCCCAGAATCGTCTGTTTCCCTCTCACCGCCAAACCCCTCCTACAGCTTCCACTGCGG GAAGGAACTCCTCGACTGCCCTCATGGCAACCTCTGTGATGTCATCGGCCTGGTGGTGTTTGCTGGGCGGCCTGAGCGAATCAGGAGCAAGG aTGCTGAGGGGGCGGGGTTGTTGGAGTATTGCTGGCTGCTATTGGAGGACGGCACCACAGATCAGCCAATCGCTGTTCAGCTTTTCTCCACGTCTCAGCCTGAAACACACTCTAAGATACACCCAT TGTCGGTTGTCGTGGCAACCAGGATGAAGTTGATCAGGTCTCCAGAGTCCTCCCACCAACACCTCACTTCCACCAGCTACACACAGGTGTACTGTTCag GCTCAGGCCACCACTCAAAGATGCCCTACAGGAGGCTCCGCCCAGTCCGACAGTTCGTCCAATGGCTGCAGAGCCTAGATGATGGACAGGTGCTGGACAGGGCTGTGGTTGGTGGATTCTTTAGCTACCCACCCCTTCCTGTCACCTTGGAAAACTTCATGAGGAGACAGAAAG gggTCCCACAGCTTCTCAGAGGGGAGGAGTTTcagagggaggtgaagagaCTCCAGTACAGAGAAAAACGTACACTCTGTATCCAGGCAACCATCACCATGGTTTCAcactgcaggagaggagag GAGGATCAGTGTTTGCTGTGGACAGACAGACGCTCAGCCCCGTCCTCCCCCCGCCTCCCGCCAtcctccccccgcctccccccatTCTCCCCCTGCCACTCCCCCTTTAAacgctcctccttctcccctagCACCTCTCTAAATACCTCCCTCCGACTCTCCCCCATCACCTCTAacatcaccccctcctcccctctcagactctcccccatctcctaccacctctcccccaccattcacccaccctcctccccctgttccagtgcctgcctgtccccctcctcatctGGGTCGCCAGTCAAATTAAATCCCAGGCTTCAGACTCTTCCAGCAGG gtctaaGAGGAGACTCTTCAGGCCAGCAGAAGCAGCTTCCAGGAAGAGGAG GTTggccctcaacacaccacacacccaggAAGATGACGACTCCCAcactg gaaCCTTGTGGAGTGCTTCTATGGAGTTCCTGCAGAACAATgacgaggaggatgatgatgatgatgatgatgatgatcagtCCTTCCTCACCGCCCCCTCCCACAACTCCTCCCACATGGGCATGGCCCGCGTTGCCATGGAGACGCTCCCACTGCGTTTCTGCTATGAGCGGAGGGAGGAACAGTCGGTTGCCTTGGCAATGCAGGCCGGGGACATTCGGAAGTGTCCAATCAGAGGAGCCCTGGAGACCTTCAGCCCCGCCCACTCCTACACCGGACActacaccctaaccctgagag CACTGACAGATGGGGTGGTAGTGGATGCAGTGTTTTTGCCcgcccctccccatccccctctctgccccccccaaacacacgctAACCTCTGGAGCTCCATCCTGCAACATGGAGCcttctcctctcacacaccaccccctgctgctg ccGACCTGATCGCCATGGCAGCGCAGCTGTCCAATCAGAGGCTGTTGTGTGTCCTGGAGGTGTGTTCTTTGGGCGGAGACGTGACAGAGCTTGTCCTATCACGAGCCTACCCTCTgagagactga